The sequence below is a genomic window from Ciceribacter thiooxidans.
GCGCTGACGATCCGTCGCGCCAAGGGCAAGCTCTCGCGCATCATCGTCGCGATCTGCGGGGACGTCCTGCATTCGCGCGTCGCCCGTTCGAACATCCTGCTGCTGAACGCCATGGGCGCCCGCGTCCGGGTCGTGGCGCCGGCAACGCTGTTGCCCGCAGGCATCGCCCAGATGGGCGTCGAAGTCTTCCACGACATGAAGGAGGGCCTCAAGGACGCCGACGTCGTGATGATGCTGCGCCTGCAACGCGAGCGCATGTCGGGCGCCTTCGTGCCTTCGATCCGTGAATATTTCCACTTCTACGGCCTCGATGCAGAAAAGCTGAAGGCGGCGAAGGAAGACGCGCTCGTCATGCACCCCGGACCGATGAACCGCGGGGTCGAGATCGCCTCGGAAGTCGCCGACGGCCCCCAGAGCGTCATTGAGCAGCAGGTGGAAATGGGTGTCGCTGTGCGCATGGCGGTCATGGAGGCCCTGCTCGTCTCCGGCAACCAGGGTCCGAGAACGGAAGGAATGGGCGCATGAGCACGACCACGCCCCTCGTCTTGAAGAATGTCCGCATCGTCGATCCGTCGCGCAGCATCGACGAGGTCGGAACGATCGTCGTCGGGGCTGACGGCCGCATC
It includes:
- a CDS encoding aspartate carbamoyltransferase catalytic subunit, with translation MVFFPHRHLLGIKGLTEQDITFLLDKADEAVKISRQREKKTSTLRGLTQINLFFEASTRTQSSFELAGKRLGADVMNMSVGNSSVKKGETLIDTAMTLNAMRPDVLVIRHSSAGAAALLSQKVACSVVNAGDGQHEHPTQALLDALTIRRAKGKLSRIIVAICGDVLHSRVARSNILLLNAMGARVRVVAPATLLPAGIAQMGVEVFHDMKEGLKDADVVMMLRLQRERMSGAFVPSIREYFHFYGLDAEKLKAAKEDALVMHPGPMNRGVEIASEVADGPQSVIEQQVEMGVAVRMAVMEALLVSGNQGPRTEGMGA